The window TCGCCGGCCCGGGCGGCCGCGTAGGCCTCGCGCGCCTCGACACGTTCGTAGCCCCGGCGGACCCGCTCCAGCAACTCGTCGATTCCGACGGGTGGTTGAGGTGTGCTCACTGCCAGTCCTCCGGGCGCTCGACCTGCTCGAGGCGCAGGGTCTGTTCGGTACGGCTGTAGCGGCGGATGCGGGGCAGCGGCGGGTGGTAGGCGTGCACGGAGACGGCGTGCCGGCCGGTGGACTCGTTGAGCACGTCGTGCACGTGGTGGCGCCCGAAGGAGCGGCCCCGCCCCGCCGGAAGCCGCCGTTCACGGTCGACGCCGTCGGTGAGTTCGAGGGTCCGCCAGCCGTCGGTGGGCAGCCGGGCGGCGAGCGAGTTCTCCTTCAGCTCGCCCGAGGCGGTGACGAAGGCGCCGACCGAGTCGGCGTGATCGTGCCAGCCCGTGCCGGTGCCGGGCGGCCAGCCGATCAGCCACGCCTCACTGCCGCCGGGCCCGTCCAGGCGCACCCAGGTGCGGCCCTCCGGGTCGAGGGGAAGCGAGGCGATCAGCTCGGCGTCGGCGGCGGTGCGCCGCACGAAGTCGAGGAGTTCCGCCTGAGTCGGCGCCTGCTCGAAGGACGCGGAGGACGCGGAGAGGGCGGGAGCAGACCTGCCGGGAGAGGACTCGGCGGGCGAGGGCCCGGCAGGGGAGGAGGCGGCAGGGGAGAGTTCGGAAGCGGGGGGCACGGGAGCCGAGGACCCGAGGGGCGAGACAGACACGTACACCGTCCTGAAGAGCGTTCGCGGAGGGCGCGCGGCGGCACAGGGTACGGACGTATGGCGTACGGGTGTGTGCGGATCGGGCGGCGCGCGCCGGGTGAAGGAGGCGAGTTCAACAGGCCGGACGACACACGCAGCCCGCATAGCGGACGAGGTCCATATGGACCCTCCGCCACAGGCGCACATCGGTGTCGGTCACGTTCGGGAGTAGACCATGACGGTCCTGACCGGTCAACTCGCCCTCACCCTGTGGACCGTGCGGCGGACGGTCCGCGTGCGGTCCACAGGGTTCCGCGGTCAGCGCGCGCCTGCCCCGGCACGGTCCTCGGCGCGTCCGGCGCCGCCCAGCGCCGTCTCCGCCGCGGTGTACAGGTCGGCCGGGCGCACCCCGCTCAGCGCGGTCACCAGATGCCCGTCGGGCCGTACCAGCAGGACGGTGTGGGGGGCGGCGCCCGGATAGCTCTCGGCGACCAGCAGTTCAGCAGGGTGCGGCAGCGCGGTCACCGC of the Streptomyces sp. NBC_01788 genome contains:
- a CDS encoding cysteine dioxygenase, yielding MPPASELSPAASSPAGPSPAESSPGRSAPALSASSASFEQAPTQAELLDFVRRTAADAELIASLPLDPEGRTWVRLDGPGGSEAWLIGWPPGTGTGWHDHADSVGAFVTASGELKENSLAARLPTDGWRTLELTDGVDRERRLPAGRGRSFGRHHVHDVLNESTGRHAVSVHAYHPPLPRIRRYSRTEQTLRLEQVERPEDWQ
- a CDS encoding putative leader peptide is translated as MTDTDVRLWRRVHMDLVRYAGCVCRPAC